The Ideonella dechloratans genome includes a window with the following:
- a CDS encoding oxidoreductase, whose protein sequence is MRDPRYDILFEPVRIGPVTAKNRFYQVPQCNGMGYRDPTAHATMRGIKAEGGWGVVCTEQAEIHHTSEITPFIEQRIWDDQDIPALRRTVDAIHAHGALAGIELAYNGMNGSNLYTREVPMGPSHLPVATFTHDPYQARAMDKRDIANLRRWHKAAALRAKRAGFDIVYVYAAHGLGTLHHFLSRRFNQRSDEYGGSLENRTRLIRELIEDTREVVGDQCGVVFRMSLDELMGPVGLHRDEAHDLIGLIGDLPDLWDVTLAGWENDSTTSRFEQEGYQEPFVTGIKKLTAKPVVGVGRFTSPDLMVRLVRQGVLDMIGAARPSIADPFLPRKVEEGRIEDIRECIGCNICVSGDFTMSPIRCTQNPTMGEEWRRGWHPEKIAPKGSDDKVLVIGAGPAGLEATLALGQRGYEVMLAEAGRELGGRVSLESRLPGLSAWNRVRDYRVFRLKQMANVQICLDSPLSADDVMGFGFEHVAVATGAHWRRDGVARWATLPVPVAAGAEVLTPDDLMQGGRPQGRQVLLYDDDHYYMGGVLAELLAKEGYEVTLATPAADVSNWTHATLEQARIQKRLLQLGVRLRPHRGLLGIDPEGAQLACVFTGDEERLPCTATVLVTAKLPHDALYHGLLAQQAHWAEAGLRSVTLIGDANAPAPIAAAVYAGHKYARGLDGPEDTGDSVPFLREVAQLVPWTAAPPA, encoded by the coding sequence ATGAGAGACCCCCGCTACGACATCCTCTTCGAGCCGGTGCGCATCGGCCCGGTGACGGCCAAGAACCGCTTCTACCAGGTGCCCCAGTGCAACGGCATGGGCTACCGCGACCCCACCGCCCACGCCACCATGCGCGGCATCAAGGCCGAAGGCGGCTGGGGCGTGGTGTGCACCGAGCAGGCCGAGATCCACCACACCTCGGAGATCACGCCCTTCATCGAACAGCGCATCTGGGACGACCAGGACATCCCCGCGCTGCGGCGCACGGTGGACGCCATCCACGCCCACGGCGCGCTGGCCGGCATCGAGCTGGCCTACAACGGCATGAACGGCTCCAACCTCTACACCCGCGAGGTGCCGATGGGCCCGAGCCACCTGCCGGTGGCCACCTTCACCCACGACCCCTACCAGGCCCGCGCCATGGACAAGCGCGACATCGCCAACTTGCGGCGCTGGCACAAGGCCGCCGCCCTGCGGGCCAAGCGCGCGGGCTTCGACATCGTCTACGTCTACGCCGCCCACGGCCTGGGCACGCTGCACCACTTCCTGTCGCGCCGCTTCAACCAGCGCAGCGACGAATACGGCGGCTCCCTGGAAAACCGCACCCGCCTGATCCGCGAACTGATCGAGGACACCCGCGAGGTGGTGGGCGACCAGTGCGGCGTCGTCTTCCGCATGAGCCTGGACGAGCTGATGGGCCCGGTGGGCCTGCACCGCGACGAGGCCCACGACCTGATCGGCCTGATCGGCGACCTGCCCGACCTGTGGGACGTGACCCTGGCCGGCTGGGAGAACGACTCCACCACCTCGCGCTTTGAACAAGAGGGCTACCAGGAGCCCTTCGTCACCGGCATCAAGAAGCTCACGGCCAAGCCGGTGGTGGGCGTGGGCCGCTTCACCTCGCCCGACCTGATGGTGCGCCTGGTGCGCCAGGGCGTGCTGGACATGATCGGCGCCGCCCGCCCCTCCATCGCCGACCCCTTCCTGCCCCGCAAAGTGGAAGAAGGCCGCATCGAGGACATCCGCGAGTGCATCGGCTGCAACATCTGCGTCTCGGGCGACTTCACCATGTCGCCCATCCGCTGCACCCAGAACCCCACCATGGGCGAAGAATGGCGGCGCGGCTGGCACCCCGAGAAGATCGCCCCCAAGGGCTCGGACGACAAGGTGCTGGTGATTGGCGCCGGCCCCGCCGGCCTGGAGGCCACCCTGGCCCTGGGCCAGCGCGGCTACGAGGTGATGCTGGCCGAGGCCGGGCGCGAGCTGGGCGGCCGGGTCAGTCTGGAATCGCGCCTGCCCGGCCTGTCGGCCTGGAACCGCGTGCGCGACTACCGCGTCTTCCGGCTCAAGCAGATGGCCAATGTGCAGATCTGCCTGGACAGCCCGCTGAGCGCCGACGACGTGATGGGCTTCGGCTTTGAACACGTGGCCGTGGCCACCGGCGCCCACTGGCGGCGCGACGGCGTGGCCCGCTGGGCCACCCTGCCGGTGCCCGTGGCGGCCGGCGCCGAGGTGCTGACGCCCGACGACCTGATGCAGGGCGGGCGCCCCCAAGGCCGCCAGGTGCTGCTGTACGACGACGACCACTACTACATGGGCGGCGTGCTGGCCGAGCTGCTGGCCAAGGAAGGCTACGAGGTCACCCTGGCCACCCCGGCGGCCGATGTCTCCAACTGGACCCACGCCACGCTGGAACAGGCCCGCATCCAGAAGCGCCTGCTGCAGCTGGGCGTGCGCCTGCGCCCGCACCGCGGCCTGCTGGGCATCGACCCCGAAGGCGCGCAGCTGGCCTGCGTGTTCACGGGTGACGAAGAGCGGCTGCCCTGCACCGCCACCGTGCTGGTGACCGCCAAGCTGCCCCACGACGCCCTGTACCACGGCCTGCTGGCCCAGCAGGCCCACTGGGCCGAGGCCGGCCTGCGCAGCGTCACGCTGATTGGCGACGCCAACGCCCCCGCACCCATCGCCGCGGCCGTGTACGCCGGCCACAAATACGCCCGCGGGCTGGACGGCCCCGAAGACACCGGCGACAGCGTGCCCTTCCTGCGCGAAGTGGCCCAGCTGGTGCCGTGGACCGCCGCCCCACCGGCGTGA
- a CDS encoding aldehyde dehydrogenase has protein sequence MDTPLDWHARALRQRYLTEACIDGRFAPALSGQTYASHDPATGRLLGQVAACGEADVEQAVRTARRSFDSGVWSRCAPAQRKQVLLRLSQLMLEHVEELALLESLDVGKPVADALAVDIPGAAHVFRWYAESVDKLYGQVAPQPPGVLATITREALGVVAAVVPWNFPLDLAAWKLAPALAAGNSVILKPAEQSPGTALRLAELALEAGLPPGVLNVLPGLGEVTGRALGLHPGVDCLVFTGSTEVGKHFMAYSAQSNLKQVWLECGGKSANLVFADCTDLDLAVQKAAFGIFFNQGEVCSANSRLLVERAIYDDFLERLVAQSRLWQPGDPLLADTRMGALVDERQTTRVMQHITHAQAQGAALITGGQQLQINGSHNFVTPTVLAGVDPQQPLWQEEIFGPVLAVMPFDTEDQAIALANDSIYGLAASLWTDNLHRAHRVAGALRAGTVSVNTVDALDVTVPFGGGRQSGFGRDLSLHSFDKYTELKTTWMQFR, from the coding sequence TTGGACACCCCACTGGACTGGCATGCCCGCGCCCTGCGGCAGCGCTACCTGACCGAGGCCTGCATCGACGGCCGCTTCGCCCCGGCCCTGTCGGGCCAGACCTATGCCTCGCACGACCCGGCCACCGGCCGCCTGCTGGGCCAGGTGGCCGCCTGCGGCGAGGCCGATGTGGAACAGGCCGTGCGCACCGCGCGGCGCAGCTTCGATTCGGGCGTGTGGTCGCGCTGCGCGCCGGCCCAGCGCAAGCAGGTGCTGCTGCGCCTGTCGCAGCTCATGCTCGAGCATGTGGAAGAGTTGGCCCTGCTCGAATCACTGGACGTGGGCAAGCCGGTGGCGGACGCCCTGGCGGTGGACATCCCCGGCGCCGCCCACGTGTTCCGCTGGTACGCCGAGAGCGTGGACAAGCTCTACGGCCAGGTGGCCCCGCAGCCGCCGGGCGTGCTGGCCACCATCACCCGCGAAGCCCTGGGCGTGGTGGCCGCGGTGGTGCCCTGGAACTTCCCGCTGGACCTGGCGGCCTGGAAGCTGGCCCCCGCGCTGGCGGCGGGCAACTCGGTCATCCTGAAACCGGCCGAACAATCCCCCGGCACCGCGCTGCGCCTGGCCGAGCTGGCCCTGGAAGCCGGCCTGCCACCCGGCGTGCTGAACGTGCTGCCCGGCCTGGGCGAGGTGACCGGCCGCGCCCTGGGCCTGCACCCCGGCGTGGACTGCCTGGTCTTCACCGGCTCCACCGAGGTGGGCAAGCACTTCATGGCCTATTCCGCCCAGTCCAACCTGAAGCAGGTGTGGCTGGAGTGCGGCGGCAAGAGCGCCAACCTGGTGTTTGCCGACTGCACGGACCTGGACCTGGCGGTGCAGAAGGCCGCCTTCGGCATCTTCTTCAACCAGGGCGAGGTGTGCTCGGCCAACTCGCGCCTGCTGGTGGAACGCGCCATCTACGACGACTTCCTGGAGCGCCTGGTGGCCCAGAGCCGCCTGTGGCAGCCGGGCGACCCGCTGCTGGCCGACACCCGCATGGGCGCCCTGGTGGACGAGCGCCAGACCACCCGCGTGATGCAGCACATCACCCACGCCCAGGCGCAGGGCGCGGCCCTCATCACCGGCGGGCAGCAGCTGCAGATCAACGGCAGCCACAACTTCGTCACCCCCACCGTGCTGGCCGGCGTGGACCCGCAGCAGCCGCTGTGGCAGGAGGAGATCTTCGGCCCGGTGCTGGCGGTGATGCCCTTCGACACCGAAGACCAGGCCATCGCCCTGGCCAACGACTCCATCTACGGCTTGGCCGCCTCGCTGTGGACGGACAACCTGCACCGCGCCCACCGCGTGGCCGGCGCCCTGCGGGCCGGCACCGTGTCGGTCAACACCGTGGACGCGCTGGACGTGACCGTGCCCTTCGGCGGCGGCCGCCAGTCCGGCTTCGGCCGCGACCTGTCCCTGCATTCCTTCGACAAGTACACCGAACTCAAGACCACCTGGATGCAGTTCCGCTGA
- a CDS encoding LysR substrate-binding domain-containing protein, whose translation MANYTLRQLKYFVTTVKCGTVAEASRQLFIAQPSISAAIKGLEESFNVQLFIRQHAQGMYLTQAGQRFYEKAQALLQSAHAFEQNAMADNELTGGQINIGCFETVAPLYMPTLLKTFQERFPGVSIRLRDGEQHELVHGLTNGRFDLAILFRHDLDSTLEVEPLMRPSSPYVLLPEGHPLAEQADVSLHQLVHEPMIHLDVQPSRTYFIKVFEEHGLSPNVVFSSPSLEMVRGMVGQGFGFSLLVTRPREDASYDGRRLVCRPLREQVSGSQLAATWLARSPLTKPARLFVEHCKEMLGQLDAAHALPPKVTDLSQVRQAA comes from the coding sequence ATGGCCAACTACACCCTGCGGCAGCTCAAGTACTTCGTGACCACGGTCAAGTGCGGCACCGTGGCCGAGGCTTCGCGCCAGCTCTTCATCGCCCAGCCCTCCATCTCGGCGGCCATCAAGGGGCTGGAGGAATCCTTCAACGTGCAGCTCTTCATCCGCCAGCACGCCCAGGGCATGTACCTCACCCAGGCCGGCCAGCGCTTCTATGAAAAAGCCCAGGCCCTGCTGCAATCGGCCCACGCCTTCGAGCAGAACGCCATGGCCGACAACGAACTGACCGGCGGCCAGATCAACATCGGCTGCTTCGAGACGGTGGCGCCGCTGTACATGCCCACCCTGCTCAAGACCTTCCAGGAGCGCTTTCCCGGCGTCAGCATCCGCCTGCGCGACGGCGAGCAGCACGAACTGGTGCACGGCCTGACCAACGGCCGCTTCGACCTGGCCATCCTGTTCCGCCATGACCTGGACAGCACGCTGGAGGTGGAGCCCCTGATGCGCCCCAGCAGCCCCTATGTGCTGCTGCCCGAAGGCCACCCGCTGGCCGAGCAGGCCGATGTCTCGCTGCACCAGCTGGTGCACGAACCCATGATCCACCTGGACGTGCAGCCCAGCCGCACCTACTTCATCAAGGTCTTCGAGGAGCACGGGCTCTCGCCCAACGTGGTGTTCAGCTCGCCCTCGCTGGAGATGGTGCGCGGCATGGTGGGCCAGGGCTTCGGCTTCTCGCTGCTGGTGACCCGCCCGCGTGAGGACGCCAGCTACGACGGCCGCCGCCTGGTGTGCCGCCCGCTGCGCGAGCAGGTCAGCGGCTCGCAACTGGCCGCCACCTGGCTGGCCCGCTCGCCGCTGACCAAGCCGGCCCGCCTCTTCGTGGAGCACTGCAAGGAGATGCTGGGCCAGCTGGACGCCGCCCACGCCCTGCCGCCCAAGGTGACGGACCTGAGCCAGGTGCGCCAGGCGGCCTGA
- a CDS encoding TorF family putative porin: MKQVGAGRKLRGAGVVVLSLAAAAGWSGAAQAGDLTGHIDLVSRYYLRGQTSTYGNSTPLGNAGADAPESDHVTPQWGADYSHESGFYAGYWGSTINYSYRQLGDSYRNRTITDFQKNKSIENDLYAGYNGTLGDWGYSAGLTYYVYVNGTDSDAAESKLALSYGPVTLSAQTLLQDVVWGNKGDTYWTAVYTRALPYQLSFTATLGFYTYRKQGKYNGTEDTLSGTACGAGEAFIVNGCYAGKTPVGSAFRHLTLGLTQPIADTGLTWGAQFIVGGRNRFDVKQDNRAVVSLSYGF; encoded by the coding sequence ATGAAGCAAGTGGGTGCTGGCCGCAAGTTGCGCGGTGCGGGTGTGGTGGTGTTGTCGCTGGCCGCGGCGGCGGGTTGGAGCGGTGCTGCCCAGGCGGGTGATCTGACGGGCCACATCGATCTGGTGTCGCGCTACTACCTGCGCGGCCAGACGAGCACCTACGGCAACAGCACGCCCCTGGGCAACGCCGGGGCCGATGCGCCCGAATCCGACCATGTCACCCCGCAATGGGGGGCCGACTACAGCCACGAGAGCGGCTTCTACGCCGGCTACTGGGGCTCGACCATCAACTACTCCTACCGCCAACTGGGCGATTCGTACCGCAACCGGACGATCACCGACTTCCAGAAGAACAAGTCGATCGAGAACGACCTGTACGCCGGCTACAACGGCACGCTGGGCGACTGGGGCTACTCGGCCGGCCTGACCTACTACGTCTATGTCAATGGCACCGATTCCGATGCCGCCGAGAGCAAGCTGGCCCTGAGCTACGGCCCGGTCACGCTGAGCGCCCAGACCCTGCTGCAGGACGTGGTGTGGGGCAACAAGGGCGACACCTACTGGACCGCGGTCTACACCCGCGCGCTGCCCTACCAGCTCTCGTTCACCGCCACGCTGGGCTTCTACACCTACCGCAAGCAAGGCAAGTACAACGGCACCGAGGACACGCTCAGCGGCACCGCCTGCGGCGCGGGCGAGGCCTTCATCGTCAACGGCTGCTACGCCGGCAAGACCCCGGTGGGCAGCGCGTTTCGGCACCTCACCCTGGGCCTGACCCAGCCCATCGCCGACACCGGCCTGACCTGGGGCGCCCAGTTCATCGTGGGCGGGCGCAACCGTTTCGATGTGAAGCAGGACAACCGCGCGGTCGTCTCGCTCAGCTACGGCTTCTGA
- a CDS encoding ABC transporter substrate-binding protein translates to MTRFLRHALSRLALAVGASAALLGAAQAGTLSIGHTTWVGYGPLFVARDLGYFKQAGLDVQLTTIEESSLYMAAMASGKLTGTASTIDEILKYRSPQFCFRSVLALDESAGGDGVVTANGINSIKDLKGKAVAVNEGSVSMFWLSYLLKQAGLGVKDIEVKNMTADDAASAFMAGRVPAAVTWEPNLTMVKQKKAGQVLVDSRKTPGVIVDVVALRCDVIDKQPADVKALVEGVNKAVAYMKAHPAESAKIIAKGVGGYLSKPEDVSEALKGVRFYDTAGSVGLMGQPGKPGPLKDVVSLANETWSVIQGKKFSVGYDDLVDTRFLKPAH, encoded by the coding sequence ATGACCCGTTTCCTCCGTCACGCCCTGTCCCGTCTGGCCCTGGCCGTGGGCGCCAGCGCCGCGCTGCTGGGCGCCGCCCAGGCCGGCACGCTGTCCATCGGCCACACCACCTGGGTGGGCTACGGCCCGCTGTTCGTCGCCCGTGACCTGGGCTACTTCAAGCAGGCCGGCCTGGACGTGCAGCTGACCACCATCGAGGAGTCCTCGCTCTACATGGCGGCCATGGCCTCGGGCAAGCTCACCGGCACGGCCTCCACCATCGACGAGATCCTGAAGTACCGCAGCCCGCAGTTCTGCTTCCGCTCGGTGCTGGCGCTGGACGAGAGCGCGGGCGGCGACGGCGTGGTCACCGCCAACGGCATCAACAGCATCAAGGACCTCAAGGGCAAGGCCGTGGCGGTGAACGAGGGCTCGGTGTCCATGTTCTGGCTGTCCTACCTGCTCAAGCAGGCCGGCCTGGGCGTCAAGGACATCGAGGTCAAGAACATGACCGCCGACGACGCGGCCTCGGCCTTCATGGCCGGGCGCGTGCCCGCCGCCGTGACCTGGGAGCCCAACCTCACCATGGTCAAGCAGAAGAAGGCCGGCCAGGTGCTGGTGGACAGCCGCAAGACGCCGGGCGTGATCGTGGACGTGGTGGCCCTGCGCTGCGACGTGATCGACAAGCAGCCCGCCGACGTGAAGGCGCTGGTGGAGGGCGTGAACAAGGCCGTGGCCTACATGAAGGCCCACCCGGCCGAATCGGCCAAGATCATCGCCAAGGGCGTGGGCGGCTACCTGTCCAAGCCGGAGGACGTGAGCGAGGCGCTCAAGGGCGTGCGCTTCTACGACACCGCTGGCAGCGTGGGCCTGATGGGCCAGCCCGGCAAGCCCGGTCCGCTCAAGGACGTGGTCTCGCTGGCCAACGAGACCTGGAGCGTCATCCAGGGCAAGAAGTTCAGCGTGGGCTATGACGACCTGGTCGATACCCGCTTCCTGAAGCCGGCGCACTGA
- a CDS encoding ABC transporter permease, translating to MSSESRWLQRCLTPKAALPRQLVLGAAALSWLLMLGAWCALSYGGLVPAMFLPTPVDVVAAGWRLAEDGTLLEHIGASVEVVLVGFAVSSALAIPLGLFMGSFRLVQALLDPPVNFIRYLPVTSFVPLFILWIGIGLEQRVAVIIFGVFFQQLVMVSDVCRGVSKDLVNASYTLGCKRRDVLLHVLGPASLPGVLDTLRVTIGWAWTYLVVAELVAASSGLGYISLKAMRGLQVDVIFLAIAVIGLLGLLTDQVFRILRMKVCAWAQ from the coding sequence ATGTCGAGTGAAAGCCGATGGCTGCAGCGCTGCCTGACGCCCAAGGCTGCGCTGCCCCGGCAGCTGGTGCTGGGCGCGGCCGCCCTGAGCTGGCTGCTGATGCTGGGGGCCTGGTGCGCGTTGTCCTACGGCGGACTGGTGCCGGCCATGTTCCTGCCCACGCCGGTGGACGTGGTGGCGGCGGGCTGGCGCCTGGCCGAGGACGGCACCCTGCTGGAACACATCGGCGCCAGTGTGGAGGTGGTGCTGGTCGGCTTCGCGGTCTCGTCCGCGCTGGCCATCCCGCTGGGGCTGTTCATGGGCTCCTTCCGCCTCGTGCAGGCCCTGCTGGATCCGCCGGTCAACTTCATCCGCTACCTGCCGGTCACCTCCTTCGTGCCGCTGTTCATCCTGTGGATCGGCATCGGCCTGGAGCAGCGGGTGGCGGTGATCATCTTCGGCGTGTTCTTCCAGCAGCTGGTGATGGTCTCGGACGTGTGCCGAGGGGTCAGCAAGGACCTGGTCAACGCCAGCTACACCCTGGGCTGCAAGCGCCGCGACGTGCTGCTGCATGTGTTGGGCCCGGCCTCGCTGCCGGGCGTGCTGGACACCCTGCGGGTGACCATCGGCTGGGCCTGGACCTACCTGGTGGTGGCCGAGCTGGTGGCCGCCTCCAGCGGCCTGGGCTATATCAGCCTGAAGGCCATGCGCGGCCTGCAGGTGGACGTGATCTTTCTGGCCATTGCGGTGATCGGCCTCTTGGGCCTGCTCACCGACCAGGTCTTCCGAATTCTCAGAATGAAGGTGTGCGCATGGGCGCAGTGA
- a CDS encoding ABC transporter ATP-binding protein has product MGAVNLETAPARLQVRNVSLRYPTPTGGTFVALDKVSLEVPDQQFAVIVGPSGCGKSSLLYLTAGLNEPTEGEIVVSGQRVTEPGPDRGMVFQGYTLFPWLTVRQNIEFGLKRRGMPPAQRQEVVDHYLDEVRLRPFADNFPKQLSGGMMQRVAIARALANDPQILLMDEPFGALDSQTRHQMQRLLLRVWEHAKKTVVFVTHDIDEAILLGDRVYVMGARPGRIRQIIDVPLARPRPEDVELAPEFIALKRQIVDLLHDDLHRIDP; this is encoded by the coding sequence ATGGGCGCAGTGAATCTCGAAACGGCGCCAGCGCGCCTGCAGGTGCGCAACGTCAGCCTGCGCTACCCCACGCCCACCGGCGGCACCTTCGTGGCGCTGGACAAGGTCTCGCTGGAGGTGCCGGACCAGCAGTTCGCCGTCATCGTCGGCCCCTCGGGCTGCGGCAAGTCCAGCCTGCTGTACCTGACCGCCGGCCTGAACGAGCCGACCGAGGGTGAGATCGTCGTCAGCGGCCAGCGCGTCACCGAGCCCGGGCCGGACCGCGGCATGGTCTTCCAGGGCTACACCCTGTTCCCCTGGCTGACGGTGCGGCAGAACATCGAGTTCGGCCTGAAGCGCCGCGGCATGCCGCCGGCCCAGCGCCAGGAAGTGGTGGACCACTACCTGGACGAGGTGCGGCTGCGGCCCTTTGCCGACAACTTCCCCAAGCAGCTCTCGGGCGGGATGATGCAGCGCGTGGCCATTGCCCGCGCCCTGGCCAACGACCCGCAGATCCTGCTGATGGACGAGCCCTTTGGCGCACTGGACAGCCAGACCCGCCACCAGATGCAGCGCCTGCTGCTGCGGGTGTGGGAGCACGCCAAGAAGACGGTGGTCTTCGTGACCCACGACATCGACGAGGCCATCCTGCTGGGCGACCGCGTCTATGTGATGGGCGCGCGGCCCGGCCGCATCCGCCAGATCATCGACGTGCCGCTGGCCCGCCCGCGGCCCGAGGACGTGGAGCTGGCGCCGGAGTTCATCGCGCTCAAGCGGCAGATCGTGGACCTGCTGCACGACGACCTGCACCGCATCGACCCCTGA
- a CDS encoding GMC family oxidoreductase gives MNESYDYIVVGAGSAGSVLARRLSDDPAVRVCLIEAGGSDASPRVQVPAGTITLYKSRRFSWNYESAPQTRLNGRRLHCPRGKALGGSASMNSMIYIRGFASDYERWAAAGCAGWGWQDVLPYFRRSEGNRLGQDPALHGQDGPLWVDRPRDPNPVSRWFVEAGRRLGLPVNTDFNGPSALGVGVYDLTQRDGQRLSSYRAFVAPVRDRANLTVLTDVEVDQLWMDGTTVKGVQLQAPEGGAARRLQAQREVILCAGAIGSPHLLLRSGIGPRAQLEAAGVPVRVDLPGVGQNLQDHLDGLVTVRSRSPLTLGFSLGSAWQVLSAPLRYLFNRKGWLSTNYVEAGGFARTPLSDGEPDVQFHFVPGYRSHRGRLFEWGHGYAIHTCVLRPRSRGELRLDAQGRLALDYNFLSDPQDARVLIEGMRLARKILADPVFDGIRGPEMLPGPQVQSDEDFLANVRAHAATVFHPAGTCKMGVDPMAVVAPDLRVHGVRGLRVADASIMPVLVSGNTNAPCIMIGEKAADLIHAAWGRAATA, from the coding sequence ATGAACGAGAGCTACGACTACATCGTGGTGGGCGCGGGCTCGGCCGGCAGCGTGCTGGCCCGCCGCCTGAGCGACGACCCCGCTGTGCGCGTCTGCCTGATCGAGGCCGGTGGCAGCGACGCCAGCCCGCGGGTGCAGGTGCCCGCCGGCACCATCACCCTCTACAAGAGCCGGCGCTTCAGCTGGAACTACGAGTCGGCCCCGCAGACGCGGCTGAACGGCCGCCGCCTGCATTGCCCGCGCGGCAAGGCGCTGGGCGGCTCCGCGTCGATGAACAGCATGATCTACATCCGGGGCTTCGCTTCGGATTACGAGCGCTGGGCCGCGGCCGGCTGCGCCGGCTGGGGCTGGCAGGACGTGCTGCCCTACTTCCGCCGCTCCGAAGGCAACCGCCTGGGCCAGGACCCGGCCCTGCATGGCCAGGACGGCCCGCTGTGGGTGGACCGCCCGCGCGACCCCAACCCGGTCTCGCGCTGGTTCGTGGAGGCCGGCCGCCGCCTGGGTCTGCCGGTCAACACCGACTTCAACGGCCCCTCGGCCCTGGGCGTGGGTGTCTACGACCTGACCCAGCGCGACGGCCAGCGCCTGTCCAGCTACCGCGCCTTTGTGGCGCCGGTGCGCGACCGGGCCAACCTGACCGTGCTGACCGATGTCGAGGTGGACCAGCTGTGGATGGACGGCACCACCGTGAAGGGCGTGCAGCTGCAGGCCCCCGAGGGTGGCGCGGCCCGCCGCCTGCAGGCCCAGCGGGAGGTCATCCTCTGCGCGGGCGCCATCGGCTCGCCACACCTGCTGCTGCGCTCGGGCATCGGCCCGCGCGCCCAGCTGGAGGCCGCGGGCGTGCCGGTGCGGGTGGACCTGCCCGGCGTGGGCCAGAACCTGCAGGACCACCTGGATGGGCTGGTGACCGTGCGCTCGCGCTCGCCGCTGACGCTGGGCTTCTCGCTGGGCTCGGCCTGGCAGGTGCTGAGCGCGCCGCTGCGCTATCTGTTCAACCGCAAGGGCTGGCTGAGCACCAACTACGTGGAGGCCGGCGGCTTTGCCCGCACGCCGCTGAGCGACGGCGAGCCCGATGTGCAGTTCCACTTCGTGCCGGGCTACCGCAGCCACCGCGGCCGCCTGTTCGAGTGGGGCCACGGCTACGCCATCCACACCTGCGTGCTGCGCCCGCGCAGCCGGGGCGAACTGCGGCTGGACGCCCAGGGCCGGCTGGCGCTGGACTACAACTTCCTGTCCGACCCGCAGGACGCGCGGGTGCTGATCGAAGGCATGCGGCTGGCCCGCAAGATCCTGGCCGACCCGGTGTTCGACGGCATCCGCGGCCCGGAGATGCTGCCCGGCCCCCAGGTGCAGAGCGACGAGGACTTTCTGGCCAATGTGCGGGCCCACGCGGCCACGGTGTTCCACCCCGCGGGCACCTGCAAGATGGGCGTGGACCCGATGGCCGTGGTGGCGCCCGACCTGCGGGTGCATGGCGTGCGCGGCCTGCGCGTGGCGGATGCCTCCATCATGCCGGTGCTGGTCAGCGGCAACACCAACGCGCCCTGCATCATGATCGGCGAGAAGGCGGCGGACCTGATCCACGCGGCCTGGGGACGTGCGGCCACGGCGTGA
- the panD gene encoding aspartate 1-decarboxylase, with protein sequence MFRTLLKSKIHRAIVTHCELHYEGSCGIPEDLLEAANLCENEQIHIWNVNNGERFVTYAIKAPRGSGIISLNGSAARRASVGDVVIIAAFAQVHEDQIGQHQPRLVFMDEQNRMKELRAEAQNPPQVSPWPDRA encoded by the coding sequence ATGTTCCGAACCCTGCTCAAGTCCAAGATCCACCGCGCCATCGTCACCCACTGCGAGCTGCACTACGAGGGCTCCTGCGGCATCCCCGAAGACCTGCTGGAGGCGGCCAACCTCTGCGAAAACGAGCAGATCCACATCTGGAACGTCAACAACGGAGAGCGTTTCGTCACCTACGCGATCAAGGCGCCTCGCGGCAGCGGCATCATCTCGCTCAATGGCTCGGCGGCCCGCCGCGCCTCGGTGGGCGATGTGGTCATCATCGCGGCCTTCGCCCAGGTGCACGAAGACCAGATCGGCCAGCACCAGCCGCGGCTGGTCTTCATGGACGAGCAGAACCGCATGAAGGAGCTGCGCGCCGAGGCCCAGAACCCGCCCCAGGTCTCGCCCTGGCCGGACCGCGCCTGA